The Miscanthus floridulus cultivar M001 chromosome 7, ASM1932011v1, whole genome shotgun sequence genome includes a region encoding these proteins:
- the LOC136463449 gene encoding uncharacterized protein: protein MQATPTTNFLHDLGRKRPLLLCSCWQLAATTMQQGDQMEYSGKEQQMQIVCVRSVSTGGAVVGEEVGEWAEEQSSRSALSLFKEKEGEIERKKVEVRDKVFSMLGRVEEETKRLAFIRQELELMADPTRREVDAIRKRIDKVNKQLKPLAKTCLKKEKEYKMCLEAYNEKSNEKATLVNRLMELVSESERLRMKKLEELNKTIESLY, encoded by the exons ATGCAGGCTACTCCTACTACAAATTTCTTACACGACTTAGGGCGCAAGAGGCCTCTGCTGCTTTGCAGCTGTTGGCAGCTAGCAGCGACGACGATGCAGCAGGGTGATCAGATGGAGTACAGCGGCAAGGAGCAGCAGATGCAGATCGTGTGCGTGCGGAGCGTGTCGACGGGCGGCGCCGTGGTCGGCGAGGAGGTGGGGGAGTGGGCGGAGGAGCAGTCGTCGCGGTCGGCGCTGTCGCTGTTCAAGGAGAAGGAGGGGGAGATCGAGCGCAAGAAGGTGGAGGTGCGGGACAAGGTGTTCTCCATGCTGGGCCGGGTGGAGGAGGAGACCAAGCGCCTGGCCTTCATCCGCCAGGAGCTGGAGCTCATGGCCGACCCCACgcgccgggaggtcgacgccatcCGCAAGCGGATCGACAAGGTCAACAAGCAGCTCAAGCCGCTCGCCAAGACATGCCTCAAAAAG GAGAAGGAATACAAGATGTGCCTCGAGGCGTACAACGAGAAGAGCAACGAGAAAGCCACGCTGGTCAACAGGCTAATGGAG cTCGTAAGCGAGAGTGAGAGGTTGCGGATGAAGAAGCTCGAAGAGCTCAACAAGACGATAGAGTCCCTCTACTAG